AGGATATATACAATCCCATTGAGAGACATGATGAACAGGTCAAAAAGAACAAAAAGAGCCCCAAGGGCAATTAGAAAAATAAGAGAGTTCTTAAAAAGGCACATGAAAGCAGAGATTGTAAAATTGGACAACTCAATAAATGAAAAGGTCTGGGAAAGAAGTATTGAAAAAGTTCCAGCAAGAATTAGAGTTAAGGTAGTTAAAGAAGGGGATGTTGTTAGGGCAACACTTGCAGAATAATTAAAAATTGTGATAATATGATAATAAGAAAATACTTTTCTGGAATGTCCACCATAGGCGTCCTTGCTCTATCTACTGAAAAATTTGCTTTTCTTCCATATATTGTTGAGGAAAACATGGTAGAAGAAATTAAAGAGGTTCTTGACGTTTCAACAACACGGTTAAATATTGGTGGATGTTCTTTAATTGGTTCCTTATGTGTAGCAAACTCTTATGGTCTTTTATTGCCAAAGATTGTAAAGGATGATGAGGTTGAATTAATTAAGAAGTTTTTGGAAGAGAATAATATTGATATTCAAATTAAAATATTGGATAGTAAAAACACGGCTCTTGGTAACTTGGTACTTGCTAATGATAGGGGTTGCATAATCTCTGAGGAATTGAAAGGTTTTAAAAAGGATATTGAAGATATTCTTAATGTTGATGTTGAAGTTGGTAATATTGCAGAACTCCCAACAGTTGGAAGTAATGCAGTAGCAACCAACAAAGGGTGCCTTGTGCATCCACTTGCGGATGATGAAGAACTCGAATGGATTAAGGATGTTTTAAAGATAGATTGCATTGGAAGGGGAACTGCAAATAAAGGAGTTACATCCGTAGGAGCATGTGTTATTGCAAACACCAAAGGTGCCATTGTTGGTGGAGATACAACAGGTCCAGAGTTGTTGAAAATAGAGGAGGCACTTGATTTAATTTAAAAAACTTTAGAAGGTGGGAGTAATGATAAAGGTATTTAGGATAAAAGGAGA
The nucleotide sequence above comes from Methanotorris formicicus Mc-S-70. Encoded proteins:
- a CDS encoding 50S ribosomal protein L31e, producing MMEERIYTIPLRDMMNRSKRTKRAPRAIRKIREFLKRHMKAEIVKLDNSINEKVWERSIEKVPARIRVKVVKEGDVVRATLAE
- a CDS encoding translation initiation factor IF-6 → MIIRKYFSGMSTIGVLALSTEKFAFLPYIVEENMVEEIKEVLDVSTTRLNIGGCSLIGSLCVANSYGLLLPKIVKDDEVELIKKFLEENNIDIQIKILDSKNTALGNLVLANDRGCIISEELKGFKKDIEDILNVDVEVGNIAELPTVGSNAVATNKGCLVHPLADDEELEWIKDVLKIDCIGRGTANKGVTSVGACVIANTKGAIVGGDTTGPELLKIEEALDLI